Proteins from a single region of Acidimicrobiales bacterium:
- the serC gene encoding phosphoserine transaminase yields MTDTNITIPPSLLPSDGRFGSGPSQVRHDAVTALAAIADRYLGTSHRQGTVRDVVGRLRDGLTQLFDLPDGWEVVLGNGGTTLLWDGLTFGLIESRSQHLVFGEFSSKFATAVAAAPHLGEPEVIESPVGTHPAAIASDVDVYALTHNETSTGVAMPLGRPDGPGLVAVDATSAAGGLRWDPAAVDMYYFAPQKCFAADGGLWIACCSPAAVERIEQIAASDRWIPAGLDLGIALENSRKNQTYNTPALATIFLTVNQIEWMLDNGGLEFATGRCDASAANLYGWAERTAYATPFVTDPTSRSHVVGTIDFDDSVDAATVAAVLRANGVVDTEPYRKLGRNQLRIAMFPAIDPDDVAALCACVDHIVAEL; encoded by the coding sequence GTGACCGACACGAACATCACCATTCCGCCCTCTCTACTCCCCTCCGACGGCCGCTTCGGCTCGGGCCCGTCCCAGGTCCGCCACGACGCCGTCACCGCACTCGCCGCCATCGCGGACCGCTACCTGGGGACGAGCCACCGTCAGGGGACCGTGCGCGACGTGGTCGGCCGCCTCCGTGACGGACTGACACAGCTGTTCGACCTCCCCGACGGATGGGAGGTCGTCCTCGGCAACGGCGGCACGACCCTGCTGTGGGACGGGCTCACGTTCGGCCTGATCGAGTCCCGCAGCCAGCACCTGGTCTTCGGCGAGTTCTCCTCCAAGTTCGCCACGGCTGTCGCTGCGGCACCGCACCTCGGCGAACCGGAGGTGATCGAGTCGCCGGTCGGGACCCATCCCGCCGCCATCGCCTCCGACGTCGACGTCTACGCGCTCACCCACAACGAGACCTCGACCGGGGTCGCGATGCCCCTCGGACGACCCGACGGTCCCGGACTCGTCGCCGTCGACGCGACATCGGCAGCGGGCGGCCTGCGTTGGGACCCGGCGGCGGTCGACATGTACTACTTCGCTCCACAGAAGTGCTTCGCGGCCGACGGCGGTCTGTGGATCGCGTGCTGCTCACCGGCGGCGGTGGAACGGATCGAACAGATCGCGGCGTCGGACCGTTGGATCCCCGCCGGGCTGGACCTGGGGATCGCACTGGAGAACTCACGCAAGAACCAGACCTACAACACACCGGCGCTCGCGACGATCTTCCTGACCGTGAACCAGATCGAGTGGATGCTCGACAACGGTGGGCTCGAGTTCGCGACCGGTCGCTGTGACGCCTCGGCCGCGAACCTCTACGGCTGGGCGGAACGGACCGCCTACGCGACCCCGTTCGTCACGGATCCGACGAGCCGCAGCCACGTCGTCGGCACCATCGACTTCGACGACTCGGTGGACGCCGCCACGGTCGCCGCGGTGTTGCGGGCCAACGGTGTCGTCGACACCGAGCCGTACCGCAAGCTCGGTCGCAACCAGCTGCGCATCGCGATGTTCCCTGCGATCGACCCCGATGACGTCGCCGCTCTGTGCGCCTGCGTCGACCACATCGTCGCCGAGCTGTGA
- a CDS encoding pyridoxal phosphate-dependent aminotransferase, protein MNTELSRLITAIQPSATLAVSAKAKELKEAGEPVIGFGAGEPDFATPDYIVEAAVEACRDPKNHKYTPAPGLPALREAIAAKTQRDFGFACSAADVVVTNGGKHAVYNAFQALLNPGDEVILPAPYWTTYPEPIRIAGATPVVIRAGSDAGFKVTVEQLEAARTPNTKALVFVSPSNPSGAVYTRAEIEAIGRWAVEHDVWVVTDEIYEHLTYGDAEHHSLPVVVPEAAGRTVILNGVAKTYAMTGWRVGWLIGPPALVKACSTLQSHQTSNVANVSQIAALAAVSGPLDAVVEMRAAFDRRRRTMHTMLNEIDGVTCLEPEGAFYAFPSFEGVLGRDIRGRSAATTSELALILLEEAKVAIVPGEAFDAPGYARMSFALGDEDLAEGVGRIADLLGRS, encoded by the coding sequence GTGAACACCGAACTGTCCCGACTCATCACCGCGATCCAGCCCTCGGCGACCCTGGCCGTCAGCGCGAAGGCCAAAGAACTGAAGGAGGCCGGCGAGCCGGTCATCGGCTTCGGCGCGGGCGAGCCCGACTTCGCGACCCCCGACTACATCGTCGAAGCAGCCGTCGAGGCGTGCCGTGATCCCAAGAACCACAAGTACACCCCGGCGCCGGGTCTCCCCGCGCTGCGCGAGGCCATCGCCGCGAAGACGCAGCGGGACTTCGGATTCGCCTGCAGCGCAGCCGACGTCGTCGTCACCAACGGCGGGAAACATGCCGTCTACAACGCCTTCCAGGCGCTGTTGAACCCCGGCGACGAGGTGATCCTGCCCGCGCCGTACTGGACGACCTACCCCGAGCCGATCCGTATCGCCGGTGCGACGCCCGTAGTGATCCGTGCCGGTTCCGACGCGGGATTCAAGGTCACCGTGGAGCAGTTGGAGGCCGCGAGGACACCGAACACGAAGGCGCTGGTGTTCGTGTCCCCGTCCAACCCGAGCGGCGCCGTCTACACACGGGCCGAGATCGAGGCGATCGGTCGCTGGGCGGTCGAGCACGACGTCTGGGTGGTGACCGACGAGATCTACGAACACCTCACTTACGGCGACGCCGAGCACCACTCGCTTCCCGTCGTGGTCCCCGAGGCCGCCGGGCGCACCGTCATCCTCAACGGTGTCGCCAAGACCTACGCGATGACGGGTTGGCGTGTGGGCTGGTTGATCGGCCCGCCCGCCCTCGTGAAGGCGTGCTCCACGCTGCAGTCCCATCAGACCTCGAACGTCGCGAACGTGTCGCAGATCGCCGCGCTGGCCGCCGTCTCGGGCCCCCTCGACGCGGTGGTCGAGATGCGCGCCGCCTTCGACCGTCGTCGCCGCACGATGCACACGATGCTCAACGAGATCGACGGCGTCACCTGCCTCGAACCCGAGGGCGCCTTCTACGCCTTCCCGTCCTTCGAGGGCGTGCTCGGGCGTGACATCCGCGGGCGCAGCGCCGCGACCACATCGGAACTGGCACTCATCCTCCTGGAGGAGGCGAAGGTTGCGATCGTCCCCGGTGAGGCGTTCGACGCACCCGGGTACGCCCGCATGTCCTTCGCCCTCGGCGACGAGGACCTGGCGGAGGGCGTCGGACGCATCGCCGACCTCCTCGGGCGTTCTTGA
- a CDS encoding prolyl oligopeptidase family serine peptidase has product MRLPYGSWPSPISAASLVEGSVGLGEVVVDESVDGGAVWWAETLPSERGRVRLVRRSANGTVAEMTPPDANVRTRVHTYGGGAWWVRGGVVVYCDDADGQLRRLDPQTGDVVVLTDTALARYADGRIVGDPPDGLYVCVRERHDADTTGGGEAVNDLVAVALDGSGEVTALVGGSDFFAEPRPSADGTRLAWLSWNHPNMPWDGTELWVGDFDTAGAAVSGSRRLAGGPDEWIAQPRWIDGDHLGWVTDAGGWSRIRRVDVTSGDTAATWVDLDGAEIAAPPWVFGRGRWGVTGAGQVVHASSRPAGDVVAVGPATSDADTAVSALDVGAGSVVFVGGAFDRASQIVEIDLDGDRRVLASPNDGAPGAALDPGFLVAPEPVAVPTDRSETTHALLYRPANPGVTPPDGEAPPALVLAHGGPTGAARRELQLTIRYWTSRGWAVVDVDYRGSTGYGREYRDALVGRWGESDVIDLAAAVRHLGATGEIDPARVVTRGSSAGGLTVLGALLAAPEVFAAGAIRYGVTDLEMLALDTHKFEARYLDRLVGPYPEAIDVYRERSPIHHLDRLTRPMLVMQGADDEIVPPSQAEALVAALADKGLPHAYLVFEGEAHGFRRAESIVRALEAEHAFFASILGLEPADDLPPVDIVS; this is encoded by the coding sequence TTGAGACTCCCGTACGGCTCCTGGCCGTCACCGATCTCGGCGGCCTCGCTGGTCGAGGGCTCCGTCGGTCTGGGTGAGGTGGTCGTCGACGAGTCCGTCGACGGGGGAGCGGTCTGGTGGGCGGAGACACTGCCGTCGGAGCGCGGTCGGGTCCGACTCGTGCGTCGCTCGGCGAACGGGACGGTCGCGGAGATGACCCCCCCGGATGCGAATGTCCGTACCCGTGTCCACACCTACGGCGGCGGCGCCTGGTGGGTCCGCGGGGGAGTGGTCGTCTACTGCGACGACGCCGACGGCCAACTGCGGCGGCTCGACCCGCAGACCGGCGATGTCGTCGTGCTTACCGACACCGCTCTGGCACGCTACGCCGACGGTCGCATCGTCGGTGATCCCCCGGACGGTCTCTACGTGTGTGTCCGAGAGAGACACGACGCGGACACCACCGGCGGAGGAGAGGCGGTCAACGACCTCGTGGCGGTGGCACTCGACGGCAGCGGCGAGGTCACCGCGCTGGTGGGCGGGTCGGACTTCTTCGCCGAGCCGCGGCCCTCCGCTGACGGGACACGCCTCGCCTGGCTCAGCTGGAACCATCCGAACATGCCGTGGGACGGGACCGAGCTGTGGGTCGGTGATTTCGACACCGCCGGGGCGGCCGTGTCGGGTTCCCGCCGGCTGGCCGGGGGTCCCGACGAGTGGATCGCGCAGCCGCGCTGGATCGACGGCGACCACCTCGGATGGGTGACCGACGCAGGGGGGTGGTCCCGGATCCGGCGCGTCGACGTCACCTCCGGCGACACCGCGGCCACCTGGGTGGATCTCGACGGCGCGGAGATCGCAGCGCCTCCCTGGGTCTTCGGACGGGGGCGCTGGGGTGTCACCGGGGCCGGCCAGGTCGTCCACGCCTCGTCGCGTCCCGCCGGCGACGTCGTGGCTGTCGGCCCGGCCACCTCGGATGCCGACACCGCTGTGTCCGCCCTCGACGTCGGTGCCGGGAGCGTGGTGTTCGTCGGCGGTGCGTTCGATCGCGCGTCGCAGATCGTCGAGATCGACCTGGACGGGGATCGCCGGGTACTCGCCTCGCCCAATGACGGCGCGCCGGGCGCGGCCCTCGACCCCGGGTTCCTCGTGGCGCCCGAGCCGGTCGCCGTGCCGACCGACCGGAGCGAGACGACCCACGCGCTGCTGTACCGACCTGCGAATCCGGGCGTGACGCCGCCGGACGGTGAGGCGCCGCCGGCGCTCGTCCTCGCCCACGGCGGTCCCACCGGGGCAGCCCGCCGCGAGCTCCAACTCACGATCCGGTACTGGACGAGCCGCGGTTGGGCGGTCGTGGACGTCGACTACCGCGGGTCGACCGGTTACGGCCGTGAGTACAGGGACGCGTTGGTGGGCCGGTGGGGCGAATCCGACGTGATCGACCTCGCCGCCGCGGTGCGGCACCTGGGCGCCACCGGCGAGATCGACCCGGCCCGCGTGGTCACCCGCGGTTCGTCGGCGGGTGGCCTCACAGTCCTCGGGGCGCTGCTGGCCGCTCCCGAGGTCTTCGCCGCCGGGGCCATCCGCTACGGCGTGACGGACCTCGAGATGCTCGCCCTCGACACCCACAAGTTCGAGGCCCGCTACCTGGACCGCCTCGTCGGGCCCTACCCGGAGGCCATCGACGTGTACCGGGAGCGTTCACCCATCCACCACCTGGACCGCCTCACGCGACCCATGCTGGTGATGCAGGGCGCCGACGACGAGATCGTCCCCCCGTCGCAGGCCGAGGCCCTGGTGGCGGCGCTGGCCGACAAGGGCCTGCCGCACGCGTACCTCGTCTTCGAGGGCGAGGCCCACGGCTTCCGGCGCGCCGAGTCGATCGTGCGGGCGCTGGAGGCCGAGCACGCGTTCTTCGCGTCGATCCTCGGTCTCGAACCGGCCGACGATCTTCCGCCGGTGGACATCGTCTCCTGA
- the serA gene encoding phosphoglycerate dehydrogenase, giving the protein MPRVLVTEKIAEAGLDRLRAAGHDVDVRLGLEPDELIEAVKGAAALVIRSATQVTPEVLAAGTDLVVVGRAGIGLDNVDVDGATRQGVMVVNAPQSNTLSAAEHTIALLLAQARNVPQAHAALVAGRWERSRWEGVELSEKTLGIIGLGRIGKLVAQRALAFGMRLVAFDPFVSVERARQLSVELLELDELMARSDFITLHVAKTPDTVNLIDADRLAKAKPGLRIVNVARGGIIDEAALAEAIRSGHIGGAAIDVFETEPTTESPLFGLPEVVVTPHLGASTREAQDKAGMTIAEQVQLALDGDFVPFAVNVNATEAAEALRPFLPLCEQLGGLFASLCGTLPDRLDVEFHGDIGGYDTEIAVLSTVKGLLKAISDQPISYVNALDIARERGVDVHRVNSATTKDYVNSVMIRGGETVVGGTVTGLNAEPRIIWVDDHSVDLPPARHMLVVRNADQPGMIGVIGNALGEAGINVDDMDVGRSPQGAALMVLSVDRPVPEDVVASLAAADGIVSVRAIDLG; this is encoded by the coding sequence GTGCCACGTGTACTCGTCACCGAGAAGATCGCCGAGGCCGGCCTCGACAGGCTCCGCGCCGCCGGCCATGACGTCGACGTCCGTCTGGGGCTGGAACCCGACGAGCTGATCGAGGCGGTCAAGGGTGCCGCCGCACTGGTGATCCGCTCGGCCACACAGGTCACCCCCGAGGTCCTCGCCGCGGGCACCGATCTCGTCGTCGTCGGTCGTGCCGGTATCGGCCTCGACAACGTCGACGTGGACGGTGCCACCCGCCAGGGCGTCATGGTGGTCAACGCGCCGCAGTCCAACACCCTGTCAGCCGCGGAGCACACGATCGCTCTGCTGCTCGCCCAGGCCCGCAACGTCCCGCAGGCTCACGCCGCGCTCGTGGCAGGTCGTTGGGAGCGGTCGCGCTGGGAGGGTGTCGAGCTGTCCGAGAAGACCCTCGGCATCATCGGTCTCGGGCGTATCGGCAAGCTCGTCGCGCAGCGTGCGCTCGCATTCGGGATGCGTCTCGTCGCCTTCGACCCCTTCGTGTCGGTCGAGCGGGCCCGCCAGCTCAGCGTCGAACTGCTCGAGCTCGACGAGCTCATGGCCCGGTCGGACTTCATCACCCTGCATGTGGCCAAGACGCCCGACACCGTCAACCTCATCGACGCCGACCGCCTGGCCAAGGCCAAGCCGGGTCTGCGGATCGTGAACGTCGCCCGCGGCGGAATCATCGACGAGGCCGCGTTGGCCGAGGCCATCCGCTCCGGCCACATCGGCGGCGCGGCCATCGACGTGTTCGAGACCGAGCCCACCACGGAGTCGCCGCTGTTCGGACTCCCCGAGGTCGTGGTCACCCCGCACCTCGGCGCCAGCACGCGTGAGGCCCAGGACAAGGCCGGGATGACGATCGCCGAACAGGTACAGCTCGCCCTGGACGGTGACTTCGTCCCGTTCGCCGTGAACGTCAACGCCACGGAGGCGGCCGAGGCGCTCCGCCCGTTCCTGCCGCTGTGCGAACAACTCGGCGGCCTGTTCGCGTCGCTGTGCGGCACGCTGCCGGACCGTCTCGACGTCGAGTTCCACGGCGACATCGGCGGGTACGACACCGAGATCGCCGTGCTGTCGACGGTGAAGGGCCTGTTGAAGGCCATCAGCGACCAGCCGATCTCCTACGTCAACGCGCTCGACATCGCCCGTGAGCGCGGTGTGGACGTCCACCGGGTCAACTCGGCGACCACCAAGGACTACGTCAACTCGGTGATGATCCGCGGCGGCGAGACCGTCGTGGGCGGCACCGTCACCGGACTGAACGCGGAGCCGCGCATCATCTGGGTGGACGACCACAGCGTCGATCTCCCGCCGGCGCGTCACATGCTCGTCGTGCGCAACGCGGACCAGCCCGGGATGATCGGCGTCATCGGCAACGCCCTCGGCGAGGCCGGGATCAACGTCGACGACATGGACGTCGGCCGCTCACCGCAGGGTGCGGCGCTGATGGTCCTCTCCGTGGACCGGCCGGTACCCGAGGACGTCGTGGCTTCGCTGGCCGCGGCCGACGGGATCGTCTCGGTGCGCGCGATCGACCTCGGCTGA